One stretch of Longimicrobium sp. DNA includes these proteins:
- a CDS encoding YigZ family protein encodes MPPDDFLTLAAPAEAQTRVKASVFLAYAAPVASEEEARAVLAAREKAMWDATHHCSAWRLRGGVSRANDAGEPSGSAGAPILAAIEGAGLVDAIVVVTRWYGGTKLGVGGLMRAYGEAAALALEAAPRRVGTAAVRLRVAYPYAHTAAVMRVLERAGAAEVEHGYAESGDSGIAEFSVPASAEAFVRDELRESTAGALAPERVGGRVLYRNADS; translated from the coding sequence GTGCCCCCCGACGACTTCCTCACCCTCGCGGCGCCCGCGGAGGCGCAGACGCGCGTGAAGGCGTCCGTCTTCCTCGCCTACGCGGCGCCCGTGGCGAGCGAGGAGGAGGCGCGCGCCGTCCTCGCCGCGCGCGAGAAGGCGATGTGGGACGCCACGCACCACTGCTCCGCGTGGCGCCTGCGCGGCGGCGTGTCGCGCGCGAACGACGCGGGCGAGCCGTCGGGGAGCGCGGGCGCGCCGATCCTCGCCGCGATTGAGGGCGCGGGGCTGGTCGACGCGATCGTCGTCGTGACGCGCTGGTACGGGGGGACGAAGCTGGGGGTGGGCGGGCTGATGCGCGCCTACGGGGAGGCCGCGGCGCTGGCGCTGGAGGCCGCGCCGCGGCGCGTGGGAACGGCTGCCGTGCGGCTGCGCGTGGCCTATCCCTACGCGCACACGGCGGCGGTGATGCGCGTGCTGGAGCGCGCCGGCGCCGCGGAGGTGGAGCACGGCTACGCGGAGTCGGGGGATTCGGGGATCGCGGAGTTCAGCGTTCCCGCGTCGGCCGAGGCGTTCGTGCGCGACGAGCTGCGCGAATCCACCGCGGGGGCGCTGGCGCCGGAGCGCGTGGGCGGGCGCGTGCTGTACCGGAACGCGGATTCGTGA
- a CDS encoding Minf_1886 family protein: MLADPIMERLRRRYPMYHETAYLFLLAALHYTIQRLGEARHISGRELAEGCRDLALERYGPMARSVLEYWGIRGTRDFGEIVFALVELGILVKQDNDSLDDFDGVFCFSDAFEQNYPWACPPRIEEA; the protein is encoded by the coding sequence GTGTTAGCCGATCCGATCATGGAGCGCCTGCGCAGGCGCTATCCCATGTATCACGAGACGGCCTACCTCTTCCTCCTGGCCGCCCTCCACTACACCATCCAGCGCCTCGGCGAGGCGCGCCACATCTCGGGCCGCGAGCTGGCCGAGGGGTGCCGCGACCTGGCGCTGGAGCGCTACGGCCCCATGGCGCGCAGCGTGCTGGAATACTGGGGGATCCGCGGCACCCGCGACTTCGGCGAGATCGTGTTCGCGCTGGTGGAGCTGGGGATCCTGGTGAAGCAGGACAACGACTCGCTCGACGACTTCGACGGCGTGTTCTGCTTCTCCGACGCCTTCGAGCAGAACTACCCCTGGGCCTGCCCGCCCCGCATCGAAGAAGCCTGA
- a CDS encoding NAD(P)H-hydrate dehydratase, whose translation MLTADEMRAWDRHAIDEAGVPERVLMESAGRGVASVIQRLHPDGRVLVLCGSGNNGGDGLVAARTLGAWGRDVRVIAAGSRPPEDALRHGWEMEIGSLDDLDAEIAAADVLVDALLGTGSTGAPRAPYNRVIAAMNGAGKPVIAVDGPSGIDFTTGAAAGEVVHADVTVTFGAPKRGLLLFPGRQHAGRIVCVEIGFDPLARGHRAQLITPAWAMKHLPPVPPDAHKGEMGRVVIVAGREGMAGASVLAGMGALRAGAGMAVLVAPEANRRIIQTAIPEALYEDRASVADDVFAKADAIVAGPGMGTDDEAAELLGRIIDVADCPLLFDADATTLLATHDRLAEAVRQPLLLTPHPGEASRLLDRPTKKITADPFDAALDLADRFGCAALLKGAPSLVASGAEPVLVSVAGHSGIATGGMGDTLSGVTGAFLALCRDPRVAAGLGLWYCGRAAEIAGRGRGLIPRDVSSAVPQALLEAPSTESELALPALTLDLHAAY comes from the coding sequence GTGCTCACCGCCGACGAGATGCGCGCGTGGGACCGCCACGCCATCGACGAGGCCGGCGTTCCCGAGCGGGTGCTGATGGAAAGCGCCGGCCGTGGCGTCGCCTCCGTCATCCAGCGTCTCCACCCCGACGGCCGCGTGCTCGTCCTCTGCGGCAGCGGCAACAACGGGGGAGACGGGCTCGTCGCCGCGCGGACGCTCGGCGCGTGGGGCCGCGACGTGCGCGTGATCGCCGCCGGTTCGCGCCCGCCGGAAGACGCGCTGCGGCATGGGTGGGAGATGGAGATCGGTTCGCTCGACGATCTCGACGCGGAGATCGCGGCCGCGGACGTGCTGGTCGACGCGCTGCTGGGGACGGGATCGACGGGCGCCCCGCGCGCGCCGTACAACCGCGTGATCGCCGCGATGAACGGGGCGGGGAAGCCGGTCATCGCCGTCGACGGTCCGTCGGGGATCGACTTCACCACCGGCGCGGCCGCGGGCGAGGTTGTCCATGCGGACGTGACGGTGACGTTCGGCGCGCCCAAGCGGGGGCTGCTCCTCTTCCCCGGACGCCAGCACGCGGGCCGCATCGTCTGCGTGGAGATCGGGTTCGATCCGCTCGCCCGCGGCCACCGCGCGCAGCTCATCACCCCCGCCTGGGCAATGAAGCATCTCCCGCCCGTTCCGCCTGACGCGCACAAGGGGGAGATGGGGCGCGTGGTGATCGTGGCCGGGCGGGAGGGGATGGCCGGCGCGTCCGTGCTCGCGGGGATGGGCGCCCTGCGCGCGGGCGCGGGGATGGCCGTGCTCGTTGCCCCCGAGGCCAACCGCAGGATCATCCAGACGGCGATCCCCGAGGCGCTGTACGAGGACCGCGCCTCCGTCGCCGACGACGTGTTCGCGAAGGCGGACGCCATCGTGGCCGGGCCGGGGATGGGGACCGACGACGAGGCGGCGGAGCTGCTGGGCCGGATCATCGACGTTGCGGACTGCCCGCTCCTTTTCGACGCGGACGCCACCACGCTGCTCGCCACCCACGACCGCCTCGCTGAAGCCGTCCGCCAGCCGCTCCTGCTGACACCGCACCCCGGCGAAGCCTCGCGGCTGCTGGACCGGCCGACGAAGAAGATCACCGCCGATCCGTTCGATGCCGCGCTCGACCTGGCGGACCGATTCGGGTGCGCCGCGCTGCTGAAGGGCGCGCCGTCGCTGGTGGCGTCGGGTGCCGAGCCGGTGCTGGTGAGCGTCGCAGGCCACAGCGGCATCGCCACCGGCGGGATGGGCGACACGCTGAGCGGCGTCACCGGCGCGTTCCTCGCGCTCTGCCGCGATCCGCGCGTGGCCGCGGGGCTGGGATTGTGGTACTGCGGCCGCGCCGCGGAGATCGCCGGCCGCGGCCGCGGCCTCATCCCCCGCGACGTCTCCTCCGCCGTCCCCCAAGCGCTGCTGGAGGCGCCGTCCACCGAGAGCGAGCTCGCCCTCCCCGCGCTGACGCTGGATCTGCACGCGGCGTACTGA
- the eno gene encoding phosphopyruvate hydratase — MATIQQVRAREILDSRGNPTVEADVVLSSGAVGRAAVPSGASTGEHEAVELRDGDKGRYLGKGVRNAVANANGEIADALAGRDAYDQVGLDRAMLELDGTPNKGRLGANAILAVSLAAARAAAADCGLPLYRYLGGPLANVLPVPMMNILNGGAHAANNVDFQEFMVMPVGATSFGEGLRMGTEIFHSLKKVLSSQKKSTSVGDEGGFAPDLATNEEALEVILQAVDQAGYRMGEDIVLALDVAASELYRDGAYVFHKSTGERKSPAEMVEFYRGWTQRYPIRSIEDGLAEDDWDGWKQLTDALGETTQLVGDDLFVTNTQRLARGIEQGVANAILVKVNQIGTLTETLESIEMARKAGYNAVMSHRSGETEDTFIADLAVATGVGQIKTGSASRTDRVAKYNQLLRIEEELGAAARYPGRGLWR; from the coding sequence ATGGCAACGATCCAGCAGGTCCGCGCCCGCGAGATCCTCGACTCGCGCGGCAATCCCACCGTGGAGGCCGACGTCGTCCTCTCCAGCGGCGCCGTCGGCCGCGCGGCGGTGCCCAGCGGCGCCAGCACCGGCGAGCACGAGGCGGTGGAGCTGCGCGACGGCGACAAGGGGCGCTACCTGGGCAAGGGCGTGCGCAACGCCGTGGCCAACGCCAACGGCGAGATCGCCGACGCGCTGGCCGGCCGCGACGCCTACGACCAGGTGGGGCTGGACCGCGCGATGCTGGAGCTGGACGGCACGCCCAACAAGGGCCGGCTCGGCGCCAACGCCATCCTCGCCGTCTCCCTGGCCGCCGCCCGCGCCGCCGCGGCCGACTGCGGCCTCCCGCTCTACCGCTACCTCGGCGGCCCGCTGGCGAACGTCCTCCCCGTCCCCATGATGAACATCCTGAACGGAGGGGCGCACGCGGCCAACAACGTGGACTTCCAGGAGTTCATGGTGATGCCCGTCGGCGCCACCTCGTTCGGCGAGGGGCTGCGGATGGGGACGGAGATCTTCCATTCGCTCAAGAAGGTCCTGTCGTCGCAGAAGAAGAGCACGTCCGTGGGCGACGAGGGCGGCTTCGCGCCGGACCTGGCGACGAACGAGGAGGCGCTGGAGGTGATCCTCCAGGCCGTGGACCAGGCCGGCTACCGCATGGGCGAGGACATCGTGCTCGCGCTCGACGTGGCCGCGAGCGAGCTGTATCGCGACGGCGCGTACGTCTTCCACAAGAGCACGGGCGAGCGGAAGAGCCCGGCGGAGATGGTGGAGTTCTACCGCGGCTGGACGCAGCGCTATCCCATCCGCTCCATCGAGGACGGGCTGGCCGAGGACGACTGGGACGGGTGGAAGCAGCTCACCGACGCGCTGGGGGAGACGACGCAGCTGGTGGGCGACGACCTGTTCGTCACCAACACCCAGCGACTGGCGCGGGGGATCGAGCAGGGCGTGGCCAACGCCATCCTGGTGAAGGTGAACCAGATCGGCACGCTCACCGAGACGCTCGAGTCGATCGAGATGGCGCGGAAGGCCGGCTACAACGCCGTAATGAGCCACCGCTCGGGCGAGACCGAGGACACCTTCATCGCCGACCTGGCCGTCGCGACCGGCGTGGGGCAGATCAAGACGGGGAGCGCCAGCCGCACCGACCGCGTGGCCAAGTACAACCAGCTCCTGCGCATCGAGGAGGAGCTGGGCGCGGCGGCGCGGTACCCGGGCAGAGGGCTGTGGCGCTGA
- a CDS encoding septum formation initiator family protein: MALRPKGRHLLAGAVLAAALWFAVWGGEFSAFDLARVKRQRQAAQDSAAAWRREAAGLRAQAKRLEGDPATIERVARERFGMIKEGETLYRFVPVDSPSAGAEEGAKP, translated from the coding sequence GTGGCGCTGAGGCCGAAGGGCCGGCACCTGCTGGCGGGCGCCGTGCTGGCCGCGGCGCTCTGGTTCGCTGTGTGGGGCGGCGAGTTCAGCGCGTTCGACCTGGCGCGGGTGAAGCGGCAGCGGCAGGCGGCGCAGGATTCGGCCGCCGCCTGGCGCCGCGAGGCCGCCGGCCTTCGCGCCCAGGCGAAGCGGCTGGAGGGCGATCCGGCGACGATCGAGCGTGTCGCCCGCGAGCGCTTCGGGATGATCAAGGAGGGCGAGACGCTGTACCGCTTCGTCCCCGTCGACTCGCCGTCGGCGGGGGCGGAAGAGGGCGCCAAGCCTTGA
- a CDS encoding helix-turn-helix domain-containing protein has product MDLLFHALSDATRRDIVRRTMEESFSVSTLARDYPMSFAAVQKHVAVLERAGLVTKQRRGREHLVAGNAAALRAAHDALDRLELLWRERVARMDDLLATDPDSREKTCR; this is encoded by the coding sequence GTGGACCTGCTCTTCCACGCCCTCTCCGACGCGACCCGGCGCGACATCGTGCGTCGCACCATGGAAGAGTCGTTCTCGGTCTCGACCTTGGCCCGCGACTACCCGATGAGCTTCGCGGCGGTGCAGAAGCACGTCGCCGTCCTGGAGAGGGCGGGACTCGTGACCAAACAACGACGGGGCCGGGAGCACCTGGTGGCGGGCAACGCCGCCGCCCTGCGTGCCGCCCATGACGCCCTGGACCGACTCGAACTGCTCTGGCGTGAGCGCGTCGCCCGGATGGACGACCTGCTCGCCACTGACCCCGACTCCCGGGAGAAGACATGCCGGTAA
- a CDS encoding SRPBCC domain-containing protein: MPVTSVTQDAERLTMTVVAEFDAALPRVWQLYADPRQLEQWWNPPEFPLTVVEHDLSVGGYVRAQVIGPGGEKVHAYWRITAVEAPRSMAWEDGFLNDQGEPDPNMPLNTMLVTLSDRAGGGTVMTLVTTFASVESMEMHVEMPLEAQLIQMVGQAEALLS; this comes from the coding sequence ATGCCGGTAACCAGCGTAACCCAGGACGCCGAGAGGCTGACGATGACCGTCGTCGCCGAGTTCGACGCGGCGCTTCCGCGAGTGTGGCAGCTCTACGCCGACCCTCGTCAGCTCGAGCAGTGGTGGAACCCGCCGGAGTTCCCGCTCACCGTCGTCGAGCACGACCTGTCCGTCGGCGGGTACGTTCGCGCCCAGGTCATTGGTCCGGGCGGCGAGAAGGTCCACGCCTACTGGCGCATCACCGCCGTGGAAGCCCCGCGCAGCATGGCGTGGGAGGACGGCTTCCTGAACGACCAGGGCGAACCCGACCCCAACATGCCGCTCAACACCATGCTGGTTACGCTCTCCGACCGCGCCGGCGGTGGCACCGTCATGACGCTGGTGACCACCTTCGCCTCCGTCGAGAGCATGGAGATGCACGTGGAGATGCCCCTCGAGGCTCAGCTCATCCAGATGGTCGGCCAAGCCGAGGCGCTGCTCAGCTGA
- a CDS encoding Do family serine endopeptidase: MPDPVRTRITLIAATAVAFTGGVLLASGLDLTAGGHAAVLQQAPSRTDVKPVADLSDAFISIAESVTPAVVSIDTERRPRGGGDGGEEGPEADDFRRMFPQFRMPDQNAPQEGRGSGFIISADGYILTNNHVVADADKIDVVLQDNRHLRATVVGRDPLTDIAVIKVDARGLPTVRLGSSETARIGEWVLAIGNPLDLGTTVTSGIISAKGRGLGIIGQTSGSRWAIEDFIQTDAPINPGNSGGPLVNLRGEVVGVNSAIASRTGYYSGYGFAVPVDLARRISDDLIRYHAVRRPALGVQITEVTPEDAEVYRLQRIEGVVAQDFTASSPAERAGMRQGDVIVAVDGKPIQRVGQFQRVIAGYHPGDQVTLDVIRYGNRRQVKVTLIQAQTDPSQRVAASTPQPAATDNGASKLGVAVGPLTPDIARRQGYAGNGGVIVTGVQPYGPASRAGIQEEMRILAVDGQAVNDVAAFRAAMARKRPGDIVSLQVQAGATRSILNIRLPD; encoded by the coding sequence ATGCCCGATCCAGTGCGCACCAGGATTACGCTGATCGCCGCCACCGCCGTTGCCTTTACCGGCGGGGTGCTGCTGGCCTCGGGGCTGGACCTGACCGCCGGCGGCCACGCCGCCGTGCTGCAGCAGGCCCCCAGCCGCACCGACGTCAAGCCGGTGGCCGACCTCAGCGACGCCTTCATCTCCATCGCCGAGAGCGTCACGCCCGCGGTGGTCTCCATCGACACCGAGCGGCGCCCGCGCGGCGGCGGCGATGGCGGCGAGGAGGGGCCGGAGGCCGACGACTTCCGGCGCATGTTCCCGCAGTTCCGCATGCCCGACCAGAACGCGCCGCAGGAGGGCCGCGGCTCGGGCTTCATCATCTCGGCCGACGGCTACATCCTGACCAACAACCACGTGGTGGCCGACGCCGACAAGATCGACGTGGTGCTGCAGGACAACCGGCACCTGCGCGCCACCGTGGTGGGCCGCGACCCGCTGACCGACATCGCGGTGATCAAGGTCGACGCGCGCGGCCTTCCCACCGTGCGCCTGGGGAGCTCCGAGACCGCCCGCATCGGCGAGTGGGTGCTGGCCATCGGCAACCCGCTGGACCTGGGGACCACCGTCACCTCGGGGATCATCAGCGCCAAGGGGCGGGGGCTGGGGATCATCGGCCAGACCTCGGGGAGCCGCTGGGCCATCGAGGACTTCATCCAGACCGACGCGCCCATCAACCCCGGCAACTCGGGCGGCCCGCTCGTCAACCTCCGCGGCGAGGTGGTCGGCGTGAACAGCGCCATCGCCTCGCGCACCGGCTATTACTCGGGATACGGGTTCGCCGTGCCGGTCGACCTGGCGCGCCGCATCTCCGACGACCTGATCCGCTACCACGCGGTGCGCCGCCCCGCGCTGGGCGTGCAGATCACCGAGGTCACCCCCGAGGACGCCGAGGTCTACAGGCTCCAGCGCATCGAGGGGGTGGTGGCGCAGGACTTCACCGCCAGCTCGCCCGCCGAGCGCGCCGGGATGCGCCAGGGCGACGTGATCGTGGCGGTGGACGGGAAGCCGATCCAGCGCGTGGGCCAGTTCCAGCGCGTGATCGCCGGCTACCACCCGGGCGACCAGGTGACGCTCGACGTGATCCGCTACGGCAACCGCCGGCAGGTGAAGGTCACGCTGATCCAAGCGCAGACCGACCCGTCGCAGCGCGTGGCGGCAAGCACGCCGCAGCCCGCGGCGACCGACAACGGCGCCAGCAAGCTCGGCGTGGCCGTGGGCCCGCTCACGCCCGACATCGCGCGGCGGCAGGGCTACGCCGGCAACGGCGGGGTGATCGTGACCGGCGTGCAGCCGTACGGCCCCGCCAGCCGCGCCGGCATCCAGGAGGAGATGCGCATCCTGGCCGTCGACGGCCAGGCGGTGAACGACGTGGCCGCCTTCCGCGCGGCGATGGCCCGCAAGCGCCCCGGCGACATCGTCTCGCTGCAGGTGCAGGCCGGCGCCACCCGCTCGATCCTGAACATCCGCCTCCCCGACTGA
- the dnaK gene encoding molecular chaperone DnaK: MAKVIGIDLGTTNSVVAVMEGGDPVVIPNAEGGRTTPSVVAFTKDGERLVGQVARRQAITNPKNTIFSIKRFMGRKESEVKSEEKIVPYEVISGPNGLAMVKVPNAGDKAFSPPEISAMILQKMKQTAEDYLGQTVTQAVITVPAYFNDAQRQATKDAGKIAGLEVLRIINEPTAAALAYGLDKKKDEKIAVYDLGGGTYDISILELGEGVFEVKATNGDTHLGGDDFDQRVIEWLVDEFKKDQGIDLSKDPMALQRLKEAAEKAKMELSTTASTDINLPFITATQEGPKHLNVTLTRAKFEQLVDDLVQRTIPPMQKALDDAGLKPGDIDEVILVGGSTRIPKIQEVVKAFFGKDPHRGVNPDEVVAVGAAIQGGVLAGDVKDVLLLDVTPLSLGIETLGGVFTKLIERNTTIPTKKSEVFSTAEDNQTTVEIHVLQGERELAMYNKTIGKFQLTGIPPAPRGMPQVEVTFDIDANGILHVSAKDRATGKEQKIRIEASSGLSDSEIDRMVKDAESHAGEDKQRREQVEARNRLDSMVYEVEKNKKEWEEKLDQSTRTALDEALERARKALKQDDVGEVRSATEALQQAYSSAGAQIYASQQQADAGGADAGFTGGATAGAGFEGDATAQAGGRAQDDVVEADYEIVDDNK; the protein is encoded by the coding sequence ATGGCCAAGGTCATTGGGATCGACCTGGGGACCACGAACTCCGTGGTCGCCGTCATGGAGGGCGGCGACCCGGTCGTCATCCCCAACGCCGAGGGCGGGCGCACCACCCCGTCGGTGGTGGCGTTCACCAAGGACGGCGAGCGCCTGGTGGGCCAGGTGGCCCGCCGCCAGGCCATCACCAACCCCAAGAACACCATCTTCTCCATCAAGCGCTTCATGGGACGCAAGGAGTCCGAGGTGAAGAGCGAGGAGAAGATCGTTCCCTACGAGGTCATCTCCGGCCCCAACGGGCTGGCGATGGTGAAGGTGCCCAACGCGGGCGACAAGGCGTTCAGCCCGCCCGAGATCTCGGCGATGATCCTGCAGAAGATGAAGCAGACCGCCGAGGACTACCTGGGGCAGACGGTGACCCAGGCGGTCATCACCGTGCCGGCCTACTTCAACGACGCGCAGCGGCAGGCCACCAAGGACGCCGGCAAGATCGCCGGGCTCGAGGTGCTGCGCATCATCAACGAGCCCACCGCGGCCGCGCTGGCCTACGGGCTCGACAAGAAGAAGGACGAGAAGATCGCCGTGTACGACCTGGGCGGCGGCACCTACGACATCTCCATCCTGGAGCTGGGCGAGGGCGTCTTCGAGGTGAAGGCCACCAACGGCGACACCCACCTGGGCGGCGACGACTTCGACCAGCGCGTGATCGAGTGGCTGGTGGACGAGTTCAAGAAGGACCAGGGGATCGACCTCTCCAAGGACCCCATGGCGCTGCAGCGCCTGAAGGAGGCGGCGGAGAAGGCCAAGATGGAGCTGTCGACCACCGCGTCGACCGACATCAACCTTCCCTTCATCACCGCCACGCAGGAGGGGCCCAAGCACCTGAACGTGACGCTGACCCGCGCCAAGTTCGAGCAGCTGGTGGACGACCTGGTGCAGCGCACCATCCCGCCCATGCAGAAGGCGCTCGACGACGCGGGGCTCAAGCCGGGCGACATCGACGAGGTGATCCTGGTGGGCGGCAGCACCCGCATCCCCAAGATCCAGGAGGTGGTGAAGGCCTTCTTCGGCAAGGACCCGCACCGCGGCGTGAACCCCGACGAGGTGGTGGCCGTGGGCGCGGCCATCCAGGGCGGCGTGCTGGCCGGCGACGTGAAGGACGTGCTGCTGCTGGACGTGACCCCGCTGTCGCTGGGGATCGAGACGCTGGGCGGCGTGTTCACCAAGCTGATCGAGCGCAACACCACCATCCCCACCAAGAAGAGCGAGGTGTTCTCGACCGCCGAGGACAACCAGACCACGGTGGAGATCCACGTGCTGCAGGGCGAGCGCGAGCTGGCGATGTATAACAAGACCATCGGCAAGTTCCAGCTCACCGGCATCCCGCCGGCGCCGCGCGGCATGCCGCAGGTGGAGGTGACGTTCGACATCGACGCCAACGGCATCCTGCACGTCTCCGCCAAGGACCGGGCCACCGGCAAGGAGCAGAAGATCCGCATCGAGGCCAGCAGCGGGCTGTCGGACTCGGAGATCGACCGGATGGTGAAGGACGCCGAGAGCCACGCCGGCGAGGACAAGCAGCGCCGCGAGCAGGTGGAGGCGCGCAACCGGCTGGACTCGATGGTCTACGAGGTGGAGAAGAACAAGAAGGAGTGGGAGGAGAAGCTCGACCAGTCCACCCGCACCGCGCTCGACGAGGCGCTGGAGCGCGCGCGCAAGGCGCTGAAGCAGGACGACGTGGGCGAGGTGCGCAGCGCCACCGAGGCGCTGCAGCAGGCCTACAGCTCGGCCGGCGCGCAGATCTACGCGTCGCAGCAGCAGGCGGACGCGGGCGGCGCCGACGCCGGCTTCACCGGCGGCGCCACCGCGGGCGCGGGCTTCGAGGGCGACGCCACCGCGCAGGCCGGCGGCCGCGCCCAGGACGACGTGGTCGAGGCCGACTACGAGATCGTGGACGACAACAAGTAG
- a CDS encoding CheR family methyltransferase — protein sequence MTRSSDEAFEALLEFLRDDRGFDFTGYKRSTLGRRVRKRMGEVGVDDYAAYRTYLEAHPEEFTALFNTILINVTGFFRDPEAWDVLVREHLPALIARKRPSEPFRVWSAGCASGEETYTLAIVLAEALGLDRFRDQVKIYATDADDEALAQARVATYAPRVLEAVPPDLRARYFEPSGDGYAFRADLRRLVIFGRHDLVRDAPISHLDLLVSRNTLMYFTAEIQTRIVNRFHFALNDGGLLFLGKAEMLRSHAALFTPLNLKARLFAKVPRTNFRERLLLMGQAARNDGNERLTRALHLRAAALDAHPAAQIVVDARGAVALANANARALFGLGTEDEGRPLQDLTVSYRPVELRSRIEQVQSDRRPVVLNNVEYPLPDGELHHFDVHVAPLAGDDREPLGVSIAFVDVTGYQRLQAELQETNQELETAFEELQSTNEELETTNEELQSTIEELETTNEELQSTNEELETMNEELQSTNEELETINDELNRRTGELNNVNAYMASILTSLRAAVVVLDRQLDIRVWNRKAEDLWGLRADEVDGHAFQNLDIGLPVERLKGPIRACIEGKSEYEELVLDAVNRRGRPIRCRVAATPFLGGDREIRGAVLVMEEWRDGVVPSAGDGGAPAGAAVDGGSGDG from the coding sequence CTTCAACACCATCCTCATCAACGTCACCGGCTTCTTCCGCGACCCCGAGGCGTGGGACGTGCTGGTGCGCGAGCACCTGCCGGCGCTGATCGCCCGCAAGCGCCCCAGCGAGCCCTTCCGCGTGTGGAGCGCCGGGTGCGCCAGCGGCGAGGAGACCTACACGCTGGCCATCGTGCTGGCCGAGGCGCTGGGGCTGGACCGCTTCCGCGACCAGGTGAAGATCTACGCCACCGACGCCGACGACGAGGCGCTGGCGCAGGCGCGGGTGGCCACCTACGCGCCGCGCGTCCTCGAGGCGGTGCCGCCCGACCTGCGGGCCCGGTACTTCGAGCCTTCCGGCGACGGCTACGCCTTCCGCGCCGACCTGCGGCGGCTGGTGATCTTCGGCCGGCACGACCTGGTGCGCGACGCGCCCATCAGCCACCTGGACCTGCTGGTGTCGCGCAACACGCTGATGTACTTCACCGCCGAGATCCAGACGCGCATCGTCAACCGCTTCCACTTCGCGCTGAACGACGGCGGCCTGCTCTTCCTGGGGAAGGCCGAGATGCTGCGCAGCCACGCGGCGCTCTTCACCCCGCTGAACCTGAAGGCGCGGCTCTTCGCCAAGGTCCCCCGCACCAACTTCCGCGAGCGGCTGCTGCTGATGGGCCAGGCGGCTCGCAACGACGGGAACGAGAGGCTGACGCGCGCCCTTCACCTGCGCGCCGCCGCGCTCGACGCCCATCCCGCGGCGCAGATCGTGGTCGACGCGCGCGGCGCGGTGGCGCTGGCCAACGCGAACGCACGCGCGCTGTTCGGGCTGGGAACCGAAGACGAGGGGCGGCCGCTGCAGGACCTCACCGTGTCGTACCGCCCGGTGGAGCTGCGCTCGCGCATCGAGCAGGTGCAGTCCGACCGCCGGCCGGTGGTGCTGAACAACGTGGAGTACCCGCTTCCCGACGGCGAGCTGCACCACTTCGACGTGCACGTGGCGCCGCTGGCGGGCGACGACCGCGAGCCGCTGGGGGTGAGCATCGCCTTCGTCGACGTCACCGGCTACCAGCGGCTGCAGGCCGAGCTGCAGGAGACCAACCAGGAGCTCGAGACCGCCTTCGAGGAGCTGCAGAGCACCAACGAGGAGCTCGAGACCACCAACGAGGAGCTGCAGAGCACCATCGAGGAGCTGGAGACCACCAACGAGGAGCTCCAGTCGACCAACGAGGAGCTGGAGACCATGAACGAGGAGCTCCAGTCCACCAACGAGGAGCTGGAGACCATCAACGACGAGCTCAACCGCCGCACCGGCGAGCTGAACAACGTCAACGCGTACATGGCCTCCATCCTCACCTCGCTGCGCGCCGCGGTGGTGGTGCTCGACCGGCAGCTCGACATCCGCGTGTGGAACCGCAAGGCCGAGGACCTGTGGGGGCTCAGGGCCGACGAGGTCGACGGGCACGCCTTCCAGAACCTCGACATCGGCCTTCCCGTGGAGCGGCTGAAGGGGCCGATCCGTGCCTGCATCGAGGGGAAGAGCGAGTACGAGGAGCTGGTGCTCGACGCGGTGAACCGCCGCGGCCGCCCCATCCGCTGCCGGGTGGCGGCCACCCCCTTCCTGGGCGGCGACCGCGAGATCCGCGGCGCCGTGCTGGTGATGGAGGAGTGGCGCGACGGCGTCGTGCCGTCCGCGGGCGATGGCGGGGCGCCCGCCGGGGCGGCGGTCGACGGGGGAAGCGGCGATGGCTGA